The following proteins are encoded in a genomic region of Deltaproteobacteria bacterium:
- a CDS encoding ATP-dependent Clp protease proteolytic subunit, with protein sequence MGTIDLFWIFLMVMALQPLIRQKFLVMSRQRLLARLEKARQSRVIMMIHRMETMSLLGFPIVRYIDVNDSEEVIRAIHLTDPEVPLDLVLHTPGGLVLASLQIARAIHRHPGKVTVFVPHYAMSGGTLIALAADEIVMCEHAVLGPVDPQLGQYPAASLLKAVARKPVAEVDDQTLILADQAEKAIWQVHTSVRELLADKFPTDKADELAKLLTEGKWTHDHPITFKAAQEMGLPVNSEMPQEIFQLMGLYPQPVRHQPTVEYLPIPRRFDRRGSKSTGA encoded by the coding sequence ATGGGAACAATCGATCTATTCTGGATCTTTCTGATGGTCATGGCCCTGCAACCGCTTATCCGCCAGAAATTCCTGGTGATGTCCAGACAACGATTGCTGGCCCGTTTAGAGAAGGCCCGGCAATCCCGGGTGATCATGATGATCCACCGCATGGAGACCATGAGCCTGCTGGGCTTTCCGATCGTGCGGTATATCGACGTCAATGATTCTGAGGAAGTCATCCGGGCCATCCACCTGACCGACCCTGAGGTCCCGCTGGATTTAGTGCTACATACCCCGGGCGGCTTGGTGTTGGCTTCGCTGCAGATCGCTCGGGCGATCCACCGACATCCTGGCAAGGTTACGGTCTTTGTGCCCCATTACGCTATGTCGGGAGGCACGCTGATCGCCTTGGCCGCGGATGAAATTGTCATGTGTGAACATGCGGTGTTGGGGCCGGTTGATCCCCAGTTGGGTCAATATCCGGCTGCCTCGCTGTTAAAGGCGGTAGCCCGCAAGCCGGTGGCCGAAGTGGATGATCAAACTCTGATTCTGGCCGATCAGGCTGAAAAAGCTATCTGGCAGGTACATACTAGTGTCCGGGAGTTGCTGGCCGACAAGTTCCCCACCGATAAGGCCGATGAGTTGGCCAAGCTGTTGACGGAAGGCAAGTGGACGCACGATCATCCCATCACCTTTAAGGCAGCCCAGGAAATGGGACTGCCGGTGAACAGCGAGATGCCGCAGGAAATCTTTCAACTCATGGGACTCTATCCCCAGCCGGTGCGTCATCAGCCCACGGTAGAGTATCTCCCCATCCCCCGGCGGTTTGACCGGCGGGGTTCGAAATCAACCGGAGCATAA
- a CDS encoding universal stress protein, producing MPAKILIGLDASDNARRAVAYVGKAFGQNPEAQATLFHVLPGLPPKFLEEGRILTPEEKQARNQMIANWEKEQEKAWEEVFNEAKKTLINHGFKPEAIQIKSVPQHLDVAQEILDEAEAGGYTTVVLGRRGLSPIKRLLLGSVSRKVMEYGGKFSVIVVD from the coding sequence ATGCCAGCAAAAATTCTGATCGGTTTGGACGCCTCTGATAATGCCCGGCGGGCAGTGGCTTATGTGGGCAAAGCCTTTGGCCAGAATCCAGAGGCCCAGGCAACTCTGTTCCATGTCCTGCCCGGTTTACCCCCCAAGTTTCTGGAGGAGGGCCGCATCTTAACCCCGGAGGAAAAACAAGCCCGGAACCAGATGATCGCCAATTGGGAGAAGGAACAAGAAAAGGCCTGGGAAGAAGTCTTTAACGAAGCCAAAAAGACCTTAATCAACCATGGCTTCAAGCCGGAGGCGATTCAAATCAAATCCGTCCCCCAACACCTGGATGTGGCCCAGGAGATTTTGGATGAAGCCGAAGCCGGAGGCTATACCACGGTAGTCCTGGGCCGACGCGGCCTGTCGCCGATCAAAAGGCTGCTCTTGGGCAGCGTATCCCGCAAGGTGATGGAGTACGGCGGAAAATTTTCGGTAATTGTCGTAGATTGA
- a CDS encoding polysaccharide deacetylase family protein codes for MLLLWLGSPLTEYFFPLPGIIYQHGDESRPVIALTFDDGPSARFTPQILALLAKHKIHTTFFLLGRHAQRYPQLVQALVAEGHEIGNHTYSHPHLVQVNQTTLAWEVEKTKYLLTRLGVGLNGLFRPPYSELSQKVIAYVESTGRKIILWSVDSGDWQGYPAATIVNRVLNDLKNGAIVIFHDNNEYDNANRQPTVEALRILLPHIQRRGFRCLTVSELLKDR; via the coding sequence GTGCTCCTGTTATGGTTGGGGTCGCCTCTAACCGAGTACTTTTTCCCCTTGCCGGGAATTATTTACCAGCATGGTGATGAGTCGCGCCCGGTTATTGCACTCACCTTTGATGACGGGCCTTCAGCCCGGTTCACTCCCCAGATTCTCGCTTTACTGGCGAAACATAAGATTCACACCACCTTTTTCCTGCTGGGCCGCCATGCTCAGCGCTACCCCCAATTGGTCCAGGCCCTGGTAGCGGAAGGACACGAAATCGGCAACCATACCTATAGCCACCCGCATCTGGTCCAAGTAAACCAGACTACTTTGGCATGGGAAGTGGAAAAGACCAAATATTTGCTGACCCGCCTCGGGGTTGGATTAAATGGGCTGTTCCGTCCGCCATATAGTGAGTTATCCCAGAAGGTAATTGCCTATGTGGAAAGCACGGGGCGCAAGATTATCTTGTGGAGTGTCGATTCCGGTGACTGGCAGGGCTACCCCGCCGCAACCATCGTTAACCGGGTGCTTAATGATCTAAAAAATGGAGCTATCGTAATCTTTCACGACAATAATGAATACGACAATGCCAACCGTCAGCCCACCGTGGAGGCCCTGCGCATTTTACTGCCGCATATTCAGAGACGAGGCTTTCGTTGCCTGACGGTCTCTGAACTTTTAAAAGACCGTTAA
- a CDS encoding chloride channel protein, which produces MATAAYQKITQALSRWRPHPHVYLSLLAILIGIFAGYGALLFRLAIKVAQYCFYQNTQDILTFAHRLPVYLKIGLPALGGLLVGPIVYFGAREAKGHGVPEVMEAVALRGGVIRPRVSLVKILASGICIGSGGSVGREGPIVQIGSAIGSTLAQILKVPHLRQRTLVGCGAAAGIAATFNAPIAGVLFAVEVLLGDFGLATFSPVVLSSVTATAISRYYLGDFPAFIIPAYKLISLWEFLFYTLLGIVAGLIALLFIILLYKCEDLFEELKIPEYLKPALGGLLLGCLLVKWPHVFGVGYGSINLSLKNQLPALLLLTLVFIKILATSITIGSGGSGGIFAPSLFIGAMTGGFLGWGLHELFPALTASSGAYALVGMGAVVAGTTHAPITAILIIFELTATYKIILPLMISCILSTIITTSLKRGSIYTIKLLRRGIDISRGWEQGILQTIQVRDVMRKQVVSIPESMPLRDILNNLKARDVSYLHVINENGELTGIISFRDIRPLLQEESLQGLIIAKDVATPDVITIRPSDNLQVALEKMGSRQIAQLPVVADDHPRKVIGTVNEKDVVAAYNKAVFRREIEKY; this is translated from the coding sequence ATGGCGACCGCAGCCTATCAGAAAATTACCCAAGCTCTGAGCCGATGGCGTCCCCACCCCCATGTTTATCTCTCGCTTCTGGCTATTCTCATTGGAATTTTCGCCGGTTACGGGGCACTCCTGTTTCGCTTGGCCATTAAAGTGGCGCAATACTGCTTTTATCAGAACACGCAGGACATCTTGACCTTTGCTCACCGCCTGCCGGTTTATCTCAAAATCGGCCTTCCCGCCCTGGGCGGTCTCCTGGTAGGTCCCATTGTTTACTTTGGGGCTCGTGAAGCCAAAGGCCACGGGGTGCCGGAAGTCATGGAAGCGGTGGCACTCAGAGGGGGTGTCATCCGACCGCGGGTTTCTCTGGTCAAAATCCTGGCCTCCGGGATTTGCATCGGTTCTGGTGGTTCTGTGGGTCGGGAAGGTCCTATTGTCCAGATCGGCTCCGCCATTGGCTCCACTCTGGCCCAGATACTGAAGGTCCCCCACCTGCGACAACGGACCCTGGTGGGCTGTGGCGCCGCGGCCGGGATTGCGGCCACCTTCAATGCGCCGATTGCCGGCGTCCTGTTTGCCGTAGAGGTCCTCTTGGGGGATTTTGGCTTGGCCACCTTTTCCCCGGTGGTTCTTTCCTCGGTAACCGCCACCGCCATCTCCCGCTACTATCTGGGCGATTTTCCAGCCTTTATCATCCCTGCTTACAAGTTGATCTCCCTGTGGGAATTCCTGTTCTATACTTTGTTAGGCATCGTGGCTGGCCTGATTGCCCTGTTATTTATTATCCTCCTGTATAAGTGTGAAGATCTTTTTGAGGAATTAAAGATTCCGGAGTATCTCAAGCCGGCCTTGGGTGGTCTCCTGCTTGGCTGCCTGCTCGTAAAATGGCCCCATGTATTCGGGGTAGGCTACGGGTCGATCAACCTGTCACTCAAAAATCAGTTGCCCGCCCTGTTGCTCCTTACTTTGGTCTTTATCAAAATCCTGGCCACCTCAATTACTATTGGCAGCGGCGGCTCGGGAGGGATATTTGCGCCTTCCTTGTTTATCGGAGCCATGACCGGCGGCTTTCTCGGCTGGGGCCTGCATGAGCTTTTCCCGGCACTTACCGCCAGTTCCGGTGCCTACGCCCTGGTGGGCATGGGTGCCGTGGTGGCCGGAACTACCCACGCCCCTATTACCGCCATACTGATTATCTTCGAGCTCACTGCCACTTATAAAATCATCCTGCCCTTGATGATTTCCTGTATTCTCAGTACTATTATTACTACTTCCCTGAAGCGCGGTTCTATCTATACCATCAAGCTATTGCGCCGGGGGATTGACATTTCGCGCGGCTGGGAACAGGGTATCCTGCAAACCATCCAGGTACGAGACGTCATGAGAAAGCAGGTAGTAAGCATTCCGGAAAGCATGCCACTGAGAGATATCCTTAATAATCTCAAAGCCCGCGATGTTTCCTATCTGCATGTAATCAATGAAAACGGGGAATTGACGGGGATTATCTCCTTCCGCGATATCCGCCCGCTGCTCCAGGAAGAAAGCCTGCAAGGTCTAATTATTGCGAAAGACGTGGCTACCCCCGACGTCATTACCATCCGGCCTTCGGATAACCTCCAAGTGGCCTTAGAGAAAATGGGCAGCCGGCAGATTGCTCAACTCCCCGTGGTGGCAGACGACCATCCCCGGAAGGTAATCGGCACAGTAAATGAAAAGGATGTGGTGGCTGCCTATAATAAGGCAGTGTTTCGTCGAGAAATAGAAAAGTATTGA
- a CDS encoding chloride channel protein — MGKFKAFWRKIQKIPEWQRRLRWPLFSAAIGVVAGVGAIVFDWLLHLILHYSIELPTNYIEPTPLPFGLPPGSSSLPWGHWLFLVVPTLGGLISGLLVFLIAPETKGDGTDAMLEAYHYRGGVTRTRVPFIKILSSAITIGSGGSAGKEGPISQIGSGFGYFIATVFKLRPRERRILMLAGAAGGLGAIFRAPLGAALFAAEVLYAETEFEFEAILPCLTSSIIAYCIFTSFYIHGPVVFPQSAEISLPIELVPCTIFGLVCALIGFFYVRFFYGMRDYFFAKLPIPDLLKPALGGFLVGCVAFFFPQIMAGGYGWIQWALEGHFLWHTMLILAILKIIVTSFTLSSGGSGGVFGPSLFMGAMLGGAFGTLGHQLAPQWVIHPASYLLIGMGGFYAGVAKVPISAIIMLSEMTSSYTLLVPLMLVSTITFLCLWHTNLYEKQLPTRLSSPTHFRRFASGLLDRLYVYQAINHRPVELIPESMPFEQLVRIVTISPDHYFPVVDDQKKMTGILSINDIREILFEESVSNLIVAKDVANPNVIRVFWNETLNQAMMKLTELNVDELPVVKEENPDHIITMLSKRDIISYYYRKIEI; from the coding sequence TTGGGAAAATTTAAAGCGTTTTGGAGGAAAATCCAGAAAATCCCTGAATGGCAACGCCGGTTACGTTGGCCGCTGTTCAGTGCCGCCATCGGGGTGGTGGCCGGCGTGGGGGCCATTGTCTTTGATTGGCTGTTGCATCTGATTCTGCATTATTCCATCGAACTGCCCACCAACTACATTGAACCGACACCATTGCCCTTCGGACTACCCCCAGGTAGTTCATCTCTCCCTTGGGGGCATTGGCTATTCTTAGTGGTTCCAACGCTGGGGGGACTGATTTCGGGTCTGCTGGTTTTTCTGATTGCTCCCGAAACCAAAGGTGACGGCACCGATGCCATGCTGGAAGCCTACCATTATCGAGGCGGAGTAACCCGCACCCGGGTACCGTTTATAAAAATTCTCTCATCCGCCATAACCATCGGTAGCGGTGGTTCCGCTGGCAAGGAAGGCCCTATTTCCCAAATCGGTTCTGGGTTTGGCTACTTTATCGCCACGGTTTTTAAACTAAGACCCCGGGAACGACGAATCTTGATGTTGGCGGGCGCGGCCGGCGGACTGGGAGCAATTTTTCGGGCCCCCCTGGGCGCGGCGCTATTTGCGGCGGAAGTCCTCTATGCCGAGACCGAATTCGAGTTTGAGGCCATTCTGCCCTGCCTTACCTCTTCCATCATTGCTTATTGCATTTTTACCAGCTTCTATATCCATGGGCCGGTAGTTTTTCCCCAATCTGCGGAGATCTCTTTACCGATCGAGTTGGTACCCTGCACCATATTTGGGTTGGTTTGTGCCCTAATCGGTTTTTTTTACGTCCGGTTTTTTTATGGGATGCGGGATTACTTTTTTGCCAAACTTCCCATTCCCGACCTTCTCAAGCCCGCGTTAGGAGGTTTTCTGGTGGGTTGCGTGGCCTTCTTCTTTCCACAGATTATGGCCGGCGGCTATGGCTGGATTCAGTGGGCTTTGGAGGGCCATTTTCTCTGGCATACCATGCTTATTCTGGCCATCCTGAAAATTATCGTTACCTCTTTCACCCTCAGCTCCGGCGGCAGCGGCGGCGTCTTTGGGCCTTCTTTGTTCATGGGGGCGATGTTGGGCGGGGCTTTTGGGACATTGGGTCACCAATTGGCTCCGCAATGGGTAATCCATCCAGCCTCTTATCTGCTGATCGGCATGGGCGGATTTTATGCTGGAGTGGCCAAGGTTCCCATTTCGGCTATCATCATGTTGTCTGAGATGACCAGTAGTTACACCCTGTTAGTGCCCTTAATGCTGGTCTCCACTATCACTTTTCTTTGCCTGTGGCACACCAATCTTTATGAAAAACAACTCCCTACCCGCTTGTCTTCCCCAACCCATTTTCGGCGTTTCGCCTCCGGCCTGCTGGATCGCCTGTATGTCTATCAGGCTATCAATCATCGTCCGGTGGAACTGATTCCCGAGTCCATGCCATTCGAGCAACTGGTCCGAATAGTAACCATCTCTCCTGATCATTATTTTCCTGTGGTGGATGATCAGAAGAAGATGACTGGCATTCTGTCGATCAACGATATTCGGGAAATCCTGTTTGAGGAGTCCGTTTCCAATCTGATCGTCGCCAAAGACGTAGCCAATCCCAATGTGATCCGGGTCTTCTGGAATGAGACTCTGAACCAGGCCATGATGAAATTGACTGAGCTGAACGTGGATGAACTTCCAGTAGTTAAAGAAGAAAATCCCGATCATATTATTACCATGTTATCCAAACGGGATATTATCAGCTATTATTACCGTAAGATTGAGATCTGA
- a CDS encoding peptide-binding protein, with protein sequence MQCKGRIIQFLKINSLGIIFFLGLLLVACQPPGEEPQRYGGPDTGPAYGDILIDGSIGDASNLIPPLASDSASHGICGLVYNGLVKYDGELNLVGDLAESWEISPDGLTITFKLRPGVKWHDGHPFTASDVLFTYRVMVDPQTPTAYSGDYKQVKRAEVLDDLTFRVTYPRPFAPALSSWGLAILPRHLLEGKDITQSPLSRHPIGTGPYIFKKWRTGDRIILAHNPRYFEGRPYLNGYIYMIIPDPAAMFLQLKAGNIDRMGLTPLQYSRQTEYRRFKEMYNKYRYLSFSYTYLGYNLTDPRFADRRVRQALTHAINKQEIIDGVLMGLGQVATGPYKPGTWFYNPDVPKFPYDPEKAKALLAAAGWQPNVQGWLEKDGQPFEFTILTNQGNTIRAHTAEIIQRRLKEIGIRVNIRTVEWAAFLKEFINKRRFEAVLLGWTTGQDPDVFDIWHSSKIRPGELNFIHYQNPQVDVLLEKGRHTFNRQQRRQYYFEFQEILARDQPYTFLFVPDALPVVHRRFRGIKPAPAGIDYNFIKWYVPKAEQKYTFALD encoded by the coding sequence ATGCAATGCAAGGGGAGGATTATCCAGTTCTTAAAAATCAACAGCTTAGGGATAATATTTTTCTTGGGACTGCTTTTGGTGGCCTGCCAACCGCCGGGTGAGGAACCCCAGCGTTATGGCGGACCAGATACCGGCCCGGCCTACGGTGACATACTTATCGATGGCTCCATCGGCGACGCCAGCAATCTCATCCCGCCCTTGGCGTCTGATTCGGCTTCCCACGGCATTTGTGGTCTGGTCTATAATGGCCTGGTAAAATATGACGGCGAGTTGAATCTGGTCGGGGATCTCGCCGAAAGCTGGGAGATTTCCCCGGACGGCCTGACCATCACTTTTAAGTTGCGCCCCGGGGTGAAATGGCACGACGGGCATCCATTTACCGCGTCCGACGTGTTATTCACCTACCGGGTAATGGTCGATCCCCAGACTCCCACGGCCTACTCTGGGGATTATAAACAGGTCAAAAGGGCTGAGGTTCTGGATGACCTCACTTTCCGGGTAACTTATCCCCGGCCCTTTGCCCCGGCCCTGAGCAGTTGGGGATTGGCCATCTTACCCCGGCATCTCCTGGAAGGTAAAGACATCACCCAATCACCCCTGAGCCGCCACCCGATCGGCACCGGGCCGTATATTTTCAAGAAATGGCGAACCGGCGATCGGATTATCCTCGCTCATAATCCCCGCTATTTTGAAGGACGCCCCTATCTGAATGGCTATATTTATATGATCATCCCGGATCCGGCTGCCATGTTTCTGCAACTAAAAGCCGGTAATATCGACCGCATGGGCCTGACCCCGCTACAGTACAGCCGCCAGACCGAATATCGCCGTTTTAAAGAAATGTACAACAAATATCGATACTTATCCTTTTCTTATACCTATTTGGGTTACAACCTCACTGACCCCCGTTTTGCTGATCGGCGGGTGCGGCAGGCCTTAACCCACGCCATCAATAAACAAGAAATTATCGATGGCGTGCTGATGGGGCTGGGTCAGGTGGCCACCGGCCCCTACAAACCCGGCACCTGGTTTTATAATCCCGACGTGCCCAAATTTCCTTACGATCCCGAGAAGGCCAAGGCCCTGCTGGCGGCGGCGGGCTGGCAGCCCAACGTTCAGGGATGGCTGGAAAAAGACGGGCAACCTTTTGAGTTCACCATTCTTACCAACCAGGGTAACACTATCCGGGCCCACACCGCCGAGATCATTCAGCGGCGACTGAAAGAAATCGGTATCCGGGTTAACATCCGTACCGTGGAGTGGGCGGCTTTTCTTAAGGAATTTATCAACAAGCGCCGCTTCGAGGCCGTGCTGCTGGGCTGGACCACCGGCCAGGATCCGGATGTTTTTGATATCTGGCATTCTTCTAAAATCCGACCCGGGGAGTTGAATTTTATCCATTATCAGAACCCCCAGGTTGACGTTCTGCTGGAGAAAGGCCGTCATACCTTCAACCGCCAGCAACGGCGGCAATATTACTTTGAATTCCAGGAAATACTGGCCCGGGACCAGCCTTATACTTTCCTGTTCGTACCCGACGCCTTGCCAGTGGTACACCGCCGCTTCCGGGGGATTAAACCGGCGCCGGCCGGGATTGATTACAATTTCATCAAGTGGTACGTGCCTAAAGCTGAACAAAAATATACTTTCGCTCTCGATTAA
- a CDS encoding ubiquinone/menaquinone biosynthesis methyltransferase has protein sequence MSEPRSDWGKHIERMFSGIVPWYDRLNRILSLRRDVGWRRALVRGLNLPPSPWVLDLAAGTLDVALELSRNFPLGKIVALDFSLAMLRQGQAKLAASPSPVSIALIAADAYALPFRDEQFNAVTMAFGIRNLLDRAAALTEIKRILQPGGQIAILEFVPPQTGYFLVLYRWYLHHILPLLGRLLSPLGFAYRYLVESIGAFPTASEFGRELQRADFEQVQSQPLTGGVAYLFYGRKPRAPR, from the coding sequence ATGTCAGAACCGAGGAGCGATTGGGGGAAGCACATTGAACGGATGTTTTCCGGGATCGTCCCCTGGTATGATCGGCTCAACCGGATCCTCAGTCTGCGCCGGGATGTCGGGTGGCGGCGGGCCCTGGTCCGGGGTCTGAATCTACCGCCATCTCCGTGGGTGCTGGATCTGGCGGCCGGGACCCTGGACGTTGCCCTGGAACTGAGCCGCAATTTCCCGCTAGGTAAGATCGTGGCGCTAGATTTCAGCCTGGCAATGCTGCGCCAGGGCCAGGCCAAATTAGCCGCTTCCCCTAGCCCGGTCTCTATCGCCCTGATTGCCGCCGACGCTTACGCCCTGCCCTTCCGGGACGAACAGTTTAACGCGGTGACTATGGCCTTCGGCATCCGCAACCTCTTGGACCGCGCTGCCGCTTTGACCGAGATCAAGCGTATTTTGCAACCAGGGGGTCAAATTGCCATCCTGGAGTTCGTGCCGCCCCAAACCGGTTATTTCCTGGTTCTCTATCGTTGGTATTTGCACCACATTTTACCCCTGTTGGGCCGCCTGCTGTCACCCTTGGGGTTTGCCTACCGTTACCTGGTGGAATCGATAGGTGCTTTTCCGACCGCTTCGGAATTCGGTCGCGAGCTTCAGCGGGCCGATTTTGAACAGGTCCAAAGCCAACCCCTGACCGGGGGCGTGGCCTACCTGTTTTATGGGCGCAAACCCCGTGCCCCGAGATAG